The nucleotide window TACTAGAGTTCTCCTCAAATGCCCAGTAAATCCTATCCCCCTTCCAAGAAACACCCCATATTAACGGGGGTTGCCCATTAACGTGATAGAGCACTGAATTCACACTGGTGTTTCCTGCTTCTAAAGGTACTGAAATTATTGTAGTTATTGCTAGGATTAGAACTATTGCTAGAATCTTCTTCATTACTTATCACCACAGTTTTTGATTCAGATGTGAATGATAGTGAAAGGTTTTAAAGTCTTTTCGATGATGACTTCATCGGTGATGCCTATGTACATGGTGGAGTTCAAGCTTCGCTTTGGGGACAGGAAGTGGTACGTCAGAAGGCTCGTTGAAGCCTCGAGCGTTGAGGAGGCCGAGGAGAAAGCGAAGCGCTACGCCGAGCTTATGAACAGGGGAGAAGTGAAGTGGGAGTTCAGCTACGTTATAGGGACTGAGAGGCCGCTCATGATAGGGGAAGAAGAGCTAAGGAAGCTTGGCGCTTGATTTTATACCTTTTGTTGGCCCCATCTGACTCCTCTGGGTTTGGAAAGAAAAGCGAAGAAGAGAGTCACTGCTCCCTCACGAAGGCCATTAGGAGCATGGCAACGAAGTTCATCAGAGCTGCGAAGGTGAAGGCGTAGGCCAGTGAGTAGCTTCCCCAGAGCCAGCCCGCTATCACCGACGCCGGAAGGACAAAGATTCCGAAGACCGTGTGGTAGGCGCCTATTATAGTTCCCTTCTCGTATTCCCTCGCCAGATCCGCCATGTATGCCCTCGGAATCGTATCCTCGATGGCGATGTAAATCCCGTAAAGCACGAAGGCCGCTATGAGCGTGTAGAGGTCCCTCGCGTAGGTGAAAGCCAGAGCCGCCAAAGCCGCAACGCCGAAGCCCAGGGTTATCATCCTCTTCTTGCCGAAGGTGTCGGAGTAGGTTCCGAGGGGATAGGCCGAGAGGGCGTAAATGAGGTTGAAGAGTGCGTAGAATGCCATACTCTGAACCACGGAGTAGCCGAGCTCCTGAGCTTTCCACATCGTGAAGGCGTAGCTGTACCTTCCGAGTGCACCTATAGCCACCACCGCGAGGAAGAGCTGCAGGTTCCTGTCCCTCAGTGTGGATATGCCCTTTATCTTCTTCTTGACCTCACCGCCCCGGTCCTTCACTAGGAGGATTATCACGAGGAGCGATATCGCGCCGGGAACCGCGGAGAGCAGGAAGATGTAGCGGTAGGCCGTTTCAGCTGGCAGGCTTTTGAGAAGCTCTATCAGGCCGATTGCAACGAGCGGTCCGGCGACGGCTCCGAGGGTGTCCATCATCCTGTGGAAGCCGAAGGACTTTCCGGTCTTCCCTTTTTCGCTCGATTCCGCTATAAGCGCATCCCTGGGGGCTGTTCTTACCCCCTTTCCTATCCTGTCCACCGCGCGCAGGAGGAGGAAGTCCCACCAGTAGCGGGTGAAAGCTAAGGCTCCTTTGGCGAGGGTTGAGAGGGCGTAACCGGCGAAGACAAAGGCCTTTCTCTTTCTAAAGCGGTCGCTCACGTAGCCAAAGGCAACCTTGAACAGCGAGCTCATGCTCTCTATCGCGCCCATAACTGAACCGCCGAGCAGCTTCCCGGTACCGAGGACCTCCATCAGGTAGCTCGGCATTATCGGCATTATCATCTCGCTGCTCATGTCGTTGAGGAAGCTGACGATTCCAAGTAAGAAGACGTTCCAGCTTATTCCGAATATCTTCTTCTCCCTTTCCTCCATCCCTTATTCCCCCAGCAGTTCCGTGCAGAGCTCCTTCAACCTTTCCCTGCCCTCGTCTAGGGTTTTCCGGCCGATTTTCGTTATCTCGTAAACCCTAACCCGTCTCCCGCCCCGGACCTCCCAGTGGCTCTTAAGGAGGCTTTCCTTCTCAAGGGCGTGGAGGAGGGGATATATGGTTCCAGGGCTGACGTGGTAGCCGTGCCTCCCAAGCTCTTCCATCATGAAGGAGCCCGTGACGGGTTCTTCGCTCGCGTGGTGGAGTATGTGCAGGGTGAGAAAATCTCGGTACTTCATATCTAACACCGATATCGAAATACGATATTTTGGTTTAAAAAATTTTGGCTCATTCGAGCACGTGCTTCTCCAGGACGTAGCAGTGGAAAATGCCTTCAAAGACCTTCTCGCTCCTCTCGTTGAAGACATCACCATTCACAATTTTCTTTTTTCCGTGATCTTCACTCACCTGGGCCTTAGCAATCAGCTTTTCACCGACCTTAACTGGCTTCAGGAACTTCACTTCAGCCTTCCCGAGCACGACCGTTGGCTCGTTCACAGCGAGCATTGCCGCGTAGTCGGCTAAGCCGAAGGTGAAGCCCCCGTGAACCAGCCCGTACTCATCGACGGCCATCTCTTCAGTCGTCTCCAGAAGGACTTCTGCGTAGTTCTTCTCGATTTTCACGGGCTTTCCAACCAGTCTTTTGGAGGTCAGCCTGTGAGTCCTCTGCTCCATCGGCATCACCGTTTAGGGTTCTCGCGGGTGCTTAAACATCTAACGGAGTTATGCAAAGGTTTATTTATTCCAGCGCCCTAAAAAAGTTAGGTGATAGCTTGCACCCACTGAAACGGGCCGTTGAGTATAAAGGTTCAGTTGAGTTCACCCGGAGCGAGCTCGTCGGGATACTGGCCTTCAGCCTCCGCCTGATGGATGTAAAGACCGCGAAGGAGCTTATAGCGAAGTCTCTGGAGGAGGGCCTCCTTGAGGAAAGAGATGGGCTTCTGGTGGTCAACAAAAGCCTGCTCGCGGAGGAAGAGGCCGAGGAGGACCTCTTCAACGAGATGGTGACTCATATCGCAGATTCCCTAGGCTGGGAGCGGGAGGAGGTTCTTGAGGGAATAAAAGCCCTCCGCGAGCGCTACGGCGACCTCGACGAGAAGGTTCTCGCCTATCTCCTCGGCATGGACAAGGGGGTGGATATGTCGAGGTTTAAAGACAGGCTCGAGCTGTGAGGGTTCCCTTCTACTCCGCAAACCGTTTTAACGATTCCACCGAATTCTGTTTTGGGGTGGTGCTATGCCCGGGGAGGCGCTCATAGTTGTGGACATGCAGAGGGATTTCATGCCCGGGGGCGCTTTGCCGGTTCCGGAGGGGGACAAAATAATCCCCCGGTGCAACGAGTACATCAGGGAGTTCAGAAAAAGGGGGGCTTTAATAGTTGCCACCCGTGACTGGCATCCCGAGAACCACGTCAGCTTTAGGGAGCATGGAGGGATATGGCCGAAGCACTGCGTTCAAAACACCCCCGGGGCGGAGTTCGTCGTTGAACTGCCCGCCGACGCGGTGATAATCTCGAAAGCTACGGAACCGGATAAGGAGGCCTATTCGGGATTTGAGGGAACGGACCTGGCCGATATACTGAGGAGAAACGAGGTAAGGAGGGTTTACATCTGCGGCGTCGCCACGGAGTACTGCGTTAGAGCCACCGCCCTCGACGCTTTAAAGCACGGCTTCGAAGTTTACCTGCTTCGCGATGCGGTGAAGGGAATCAAACCCCAGGATGAGGAACGGGCTTTGAAGGAGCTTGAGAATGCCGGCGTAAAGGTTCTTTAGAGACCACCCTCTTCCATTCTTTGAGGAGGACGAGGAGAAGATTGAGCACTATCGGACCTATTATGAGGCCCTTTACTCCCATGGCCCACGTTCCGCCTATCATTCCGATGAATACGAGGGTCTCGTCGAGGTTCGCGTCTTTGGCGACCATCATCGGCCTTATCGTGTAGTCCGGCATCGGGGAAACAAGGAGGAAGCCGTAGATCGCTATCCCAACTGCGTGGAGGTACATGGCATCCTTGGCGAAGTACGCGGCTGCGATTAGCCATATCATCCAGCCCTCGAAGAGGGGAACAAAGGAGAAGATGAAGGTCAGGAAGCCCGCCACTATAGCTGTGTAGAGGTCGGAGACCCCGAACAGGAGAAAGCCAAACGTCATCAGAACACCTTTTATGACGTTCAAGACCAGCCAGGCCCTCACCAGCGCCCCCAGGGTCTTATTGAGGCTTTCCAGGATTCTCTCACCCAGTTCGCGGTTCTTTCCCGGGAGGGA belongs to Thermococcus camini and includes:
- a CDS encoding AI-2E family transporter, whose product is MRAELIAWTAAILIITYLSWETVSPLITPIFFGIVLAYAAYPIHRRLSGRMSRKTSAAILTAGTVGLGGAVTFEMLLISVKVASSFYDSIVEFFDWLMSQPLPPEVLTFLERFSDQLIPRVSEYISHETLSLPRYILQLLVFLLTFYYSLAYAEEISKQIHLSLPGKNRELGERILESLNKTLGALVRAWLVLNVIKGVLMTFGFLLFGVSDLYTAIVAGFLTFIFSFVPLFEGWMIWLIAAAYFAKDAMYLHAVGIAIYGFLLVSPMPDYTIRPMMVAKDANLDETLVFIGMIGGTWAMGVKGLIIGPIVLNLLLVLLKEWKRVVSKEPLRRHSQAPSKPVPHPGV
- a CDS encoding DUF2240 family protein; the protein is MHPLKRAVEYKGSVEFTRSELVGILAFSLRLMDVKTAKELIAKSLEEGLLEERDGLLVVNKSLLAEEEAEEDLFNEMVTHIADSLGWEREEVLEGIKALRERYGDLDEKVLAYLLGMDKGVDMSRFKDRLEL
- a CDS encoding hotdog domain-containing protein, translated to MEQRTHRLTSKRLVGKPVKIEKNYAEVLLETTEEMAVDEYGLVHGGFTFGLADYAAMLAVNEPTVVLGKAEVKFLKPVKVGEKLIAKAQVSEDHGKKKIVNGDVFNERSEKVFEGIFHCYVLEKHVLE
- a CDS encoding MFS transporter, with amino-acid sequence MEEREKKIFGISWNVFLLGIVSFLNDMSSEMIMPIMPSYLMEVLGTGKLLGGSVMGAIESMSSLFKVAFGYVSDRFRKRKAFVFAGYALSTLAKGALAFTRYWWDFLLLRAVDRIGKGVRTAPRDALIAESSEKGKTGKSFGFHRMMDTLGAVAGPLVAIGLIELLKSLPAETAYRYIFLLSAVPGAISLLVIILLVKDRGGEVKKKIKGISTLRDRNLQLFLAVVAIGALGRYSYAFTMWKAQELGYSVVQSMAFYALFNLIYALSAYPLGTYSDTFGKKRMITLGFGVAALAALAFTYARDLYTLIAAFVLYGIYIAIEDTIPRAYMADLAREYEKGTIIGAYHTVFGIFVLPASVIAGWLWGSYSLAYAFTFAALMNFVAMLLMAFVREQ
- a CDS encoding nicotinamidase, whose amino-acid sequence is MPGEALIVVDMQRDFMPGGALPVPEGDKIIPRCNEYIREFRKRGALIVATRDWHPENHVSFREHGGIWPKHCVQNTPGAEFVVELPADAVIISKATEPDKEAYSGFEGTDLADILRRNEVRRVYICGVATEYCVRATALDALKHGFEVYLLRDAVKGIKPQDEERALKELENAGVKVL
- a CDS encoding PadR family transcriptional regulator, with amino-acid sequence MKYRDFLTLHILHHASEEPVTGSFMMEELGRHGYHVSPGTIYPLLHALEKESLLKSHWEVRGGRRVRVYEITKIGRKTLDEGRERLKELCTELLGE